One Punica granatum isolate Tunisia-2019 chromosome 3, ASM765513v2, whole genome shotgun sequence genomic window carries:
- the LOC116199752 gene encoding protein bfr2 yields the protein METTHGLVGATVALTCAGEALATLLVAVLVKTQLLAQGSVRLLQQGEPEKKGDDRDRSQCEPVDAEGDDEDGDDDEDGDGGYGEGEDDLSSEGGQEYANNNSNNKSNSKKGPGGGAGGAEENGEEEDEDGNPEDDGEDDDDDDDDDEDGGEEDEDDEEEVGEEEEEEENEEEDEDEDEEALQPPKKRKK from the exons ATGGAAACTACCCACGGTTTGGTCGGGGCCACGGTCGCGCTAACGTGCGCCGGGGAGGCTCTCGCCACCCTGCTGGTTGCGGTTCTAGTCAAGACGCAGCTCTTGGCTCAA GGTTCCGTCAGGTTGTTACAGCAGGGGGAGCCTGAGAAAAAAGGAGATGACCGCGACCGAAGCCAATGCGAGCCGGTCGATGCTGAGGGAGATGATgaagatggtgatgatgatgaagatggagatggaggaTATGGGGAAGGTGAAGATGACCTGTCCTCCGAGGGGGGGCAGGAGTACGCCAACAACAACTCGAACAACAAGAGCAACTCGAAGAAGGGGCCTGGGGGTGGTGCCGGTGGGGCTGAGGAGAATGGtgaggaggaggatgaagaTGGGAACCCCGAGGATGACGGTGAGGACGATGACGacgatgacgatgatgatgaggatggtGGAGAAGAGGACGAAGATGACGAGGAGGAAGTAggtgaggaggaggaagaggaggagaacGAGGAGGAAGACGAGGACGAGGACGAGGAAGCCCTCCAGCCGccgaagaagaggaagaagtgA